A genomic stretch from Desulfolutivibrio sulfodismutans DSM 3696 includes:
- a CDS encoding PilZ domain-containing protein, translating into MEFDFTIEGEERPRRAFRARVVGLDARVHAHDRAYPVKDVSATGLALLDETSSFRQGESLVLDLEIHHRPFLRDMPVKVVRVLGEGVVGLDFSGLDRRMEQRLDKLVLEVQKRLIDLRKARELAAKQAAETRDKQPGDQETALPSKDGNP; encoded by the coding sequence ATGGAATTCGACTTTACCATTGAGGGCGAAGAACGTCCCCGCCGGGCCTTCAGGGCCAGGGTGGTGGGACTCGACGCCCGGGTGCATGCCCATGACCGGGCCTACCCGGTCAAGGATGTCAGCGCCACCGGACTGGCCCTGCTTGACGAAACCTCAAGTTTCCGACAGGGAGAGTCCCTCGTTCTGGATTTGGAGATCCACCACCGGCCCTTCTTGCGGGATATGCCCGTGAAGGTGGTCCGGGTGCTCGGAGAGGGTGTTGTGGGCCTGGATTTTTCCGGGCTCGACCGCCGGATGGAGCAACGGCTGGACAAACTGGTCCTCGAGGTTCAAAAGCGGCTTATCGACCTGCGCAAGGCCCGGGAACTGGCCGCAAAGCAGGCGGCGGAGACCCGGGACAAGCAGCCCGGGGATCAAGAGACGGCCCTCCCCTCAAAAGACGGCAACCCATAG